One genomic segment of Sminthopsis crassicaudata isolate SCR6 chromosome 2, ASM4859323v1, whole genome shotgun sequence includes these proteins:
- the LOC141557544 gene encoding nuclear receptor coactivator 5-like, whose amino-acid sequence MIYLTSEASLTCALQEVKNDGSPFCILVEQSNVALSSCTVISLHKSITIHRHMPLEDALALVAKEFRTILAEREQQEGAGISQKAADLVDDYLERDLCESYSVPLGIKHLLFLLSEGKHLYQEELNTISNYLKTRKEELEGFVETPDTSTAVVNALIEANLMPRSHTMGKPPPLLPTPGRNSFQGQPLLPPVKPPLLGDRPGGLLPTPGHSGPKGKPPPLLAVPSKRPGLLGYAPHQPAKRPMMWEKPALLPTPVAVQTVQPQRAAKPKPF is encoded by the exons ATGATTTATCTGACATCAGAGGCAAGTCTCACCTGTGCACTCCAGGAAGTAAAAAATGATGGTTCTCCTTTTTGTATTCTTGTTGAACAGTCCAATGTAGCACTCTCCTCTTGTACTGTAATTTCACTTCACAAGTCTATCACAA ttcaTCGCCATATGCCCCTGGAGGATGCATTAGCTCTAGTAGCTAAGGAATTTAGGACTATTTTGGCTGAGCGGGAACAGCAAGAAGGTGCTGGGATTTCACAAAAAGCAGCTGACCTGGTAGATGACTACTTAGAACGGGATCTCTGTGAAAGCTACTCTGTGCCTCTGGGCATCAAACATCTTCTCTTCCTGTTAAGTGAGGGAAAACATTTATATCAGGAGGAGTTGAACACCATCAGTAATTACCTGAAGACcagaaaagaagaattggaag GTTTTGTTGAGACACCAGATACTTCAACTGCAGTTGTGAATGCTTTGATTGAAGCTAATTTGATGCCAAGATCTCATACTATGGGCAAACCACCTCCTCTTCTTCCAACCCCTGGTAGGAACTCCTTCCAGGGCCAGCCTCTCCTTCCTCCAGTTAAGCCTCCTTTGTTAGGTGATAGGCCTGGAGGACTCCTTCCAACACCAG GACATTCTGGCCCCAAGGGTAAACCTCCTCCCCTTCTAGCAGTACCTTCTAAAAGACCTGGTCTCCTGGGATATGCACCACACCAGCCTGCGAAACGTCCAATGATGTGGGAGAAACCAGCCCTTTTGCCAACACCAGTAG CAGTACAAACAGTGCAACCTCAACGGGCAGCTAAACCCAAACCTTTCTGA